TGTAAGTGTGTTTactttgtttaaaaaaatattatatgctCTCACAATAAAAGAAGGGCTATTCTCACAAAATTTATGAACTAATGTTCTGTTTTAACCTCTACAGCTTTTCCAAATGCACAGAACCTCTAAAAATACTGCCACCTTTTACAAAACAGGCCCGTGAAGCTCAAATCTTGCAGACAGCGAAGGTCACAATTGCAGACGCTGAAATTTTCATGCCAAAATATGATGTGGAGGATGAGAAATTGTTTGCTGTTGTTCTCTTTTCAGTTTTGCAGGCGATGATCTTTTACCAAATGTCGAGGAGCTTCCATGGGACATGCTCTATGCTCTCGCTTCCCAGTTGCCTCTGTTGGGGTTGGAAAAGCTACAGATCACAATGTAAGTCAAAAACAGTAAAGTTCCCAAGATGTTCTGTGCTGGAGCAGATTTAAAGGTacgaatttttaatttttttgtgaagtcgatgttttgttttaaaaggAGTTTATAATGGATTGATTGGACAAGTACagagtgtttgtttgtttggttgaaTGTAAAAAGGAattggaagaatgatgaaagTACTTGCATTTGGTTGTAGTTGGTCAGGCACTGAAGGACCGGTCAATACGAAGTGCATCTGTGGGACAATAGTTGAAAGAAGGCCAGAGCAGGAAGAGAAGGCAAGGTTTGTGAAGAAAAACagtaaaaggtcgtacccagtgcacaaggctcccgctttacgcaaggtctgggagaggtgaatgtcggctagccttacccccattctgcttttgtttaattagaagaaatgtgcatttttttttcccagTCAAATTCTGCTTTTGTTCTGACTATTTTCCTTACTGTATgctgattttattatttaatttttggtttttccTTGATTGGCTTGGGAAttacaatcaaatgatgaatcTTCAGTTTACTTGGGTAAGCATTTTTTAACATATAATTTAGCTGACCATTTTAACTGTCAGACCATGTTGTTTTTGGTTATCTAATCATTCCAAGATGGCAAGTTAGGATTGGAAGGGTTGCTAGAAATAAGGATTATATCTTGGGACATTCGGtgagtgatttttcaaactttcAGTTTTACAAGACAAAATATCTATTTTTGTGTGTATTCTTCAAGCATGTTATCATTATTTAGGTTGTAGGAAAAAAAGAGAGTGACTTGAGGTGTTTTTAGATATTTTTGTGTGTATTCTTCACAATGTATTAAAAGCGCGAGGCGTGGGCGAGGCGTCCGAGGGATAGCCCACGCCTCACGCCTTAcgggacctaaattttttaatatatacactgagcgtacacatatattatattaaaaaaaattattaatcaataatcaccctgagcacacatatatattataaatacatatatacacatatatatacatatatatacatatattatgttatatatatatatataaaatagaggatgaaaagcacAATGAGCACACATATAACAATGCATGCAGACAGCACACAATATAGTGCAAGGAATAGGTATGAGGTagttaaaaccctacccaaAATCTGGGTTtgggagtaaaaataaaaaaaaaaaaaaaattgcatgagGCGCGCCTAGACGGCTCCGACAACGCCTTCCGGCGCCTTCCGCCCACTCCCTCAAAACAAAGGCGGCAACCCTCAAGTCCAGCCTCACAGGGTGCCTAGGCGCACCCTGAGGtgagccttttaaaacattgattcTTCAAGCATGCTATCATAATATTTGtaactataaaaaataatatactaTTATACCTCtgtttctcttttctttgttttcatgaGAAATTAATTGCCATTGGCAGCACTATAGAAAGCCATCTTTCTCCATTATTCTCCGCTTCATGCATAATTACATAATTCTACTATCACAGTTGTCAGTCCTGAACAATAATGCAAGTCTAGTGGCAAAAACCACCTCAATGaacaactcacacacacacacagacactgATCATACATCTCTAACTCTCTTTTTCAAATAACACACTCTGATCCAAAACAGGGTAAATAAAATGCACATCCTTATACATTTCTAACTTTGTTTTTCGAAATCCAAAATAGGGTATTCTAACTCTctttttcattcatttcttACAAACCAATCATACATTTAAAATAGGCTTTGAATAAAAATAgggtatataattatatacctcAAAATGCCTAGGAACCAACTTCCCCCTCCAACGATTCAAATTCTTGAAATTGCCAACACAGTAAATCCATTAGTACTATATAAATGAAAACACAATTGAAACCCATCAAACAAAACAATCCCACAATTTAAATGATTCAATCCTACTACAATTGAAATTCACAGAAAGAATGAAAAACCAGAACAAAACTGCAGCACCTAAAAAGTTGTCATACAAAAAAACATGGAATGTAAAAATATGTTAAGAAATCTAGTTCGTTAATTTCCAGCTGCTAAGTGGCATTATGTAACTTTAGTAGTATAACTAATTAACTACTTATCTGGTGGGTTGCACTTTTATCCAATTGGTaaggaaaggaaaataaaaatcaaccCCTTGGTCTTAGTTGTGGCTGCAAAGTGCAGGCCACCACCAAGTCtcagtgtttgtgttttagcaaaacacttaaataaattaaattctgAAACGTAAATTATATTCCTATAACTTTAAGATGCACATATAGTATTGTTGAAGTCGAACTGAAAGCACTGACAATTCCAAGCAACAAAGCAGCAATTATTAAGAGCCAAAACTCATTCCTAGTCTCCTCATCCTGGTACTCAACTCCGTAATCTTCTGTCAGCATCATTGACTGAAATtaggagagaaaaagaaaaggaatttcAGAAATTGTCTATGAAGCAAAGGATACTGCAGTTACTTCAAGACATGTAAATTGCATATGTATAAAGTAATTTTCTACATAAAGTAATGAGGCataactttctctctcctcttcaaaCCCTAAACAGAGCAAAGCAAACTTTACAGAGATTAGAATGAGAACTGGAACTAATCGAACAATGACTGAAAAGTAACATACTTGaggagtgaatgatttagtgtTTCCATCATCGGAAGCCGGAGTAAGTCGCTAAGAGAGGTCGCAAACAGCCCAAAGGGACAAACCCAGATCCCCGGCCCCGATCCATACCCTTCCCCCTCAAATCCCGACGGCCCCCATACTTTTCTCTGACTGTACCCCCTCTCCCACTCATGAAATCGAGGATCTGTCGCAATGGTACTGAGATCcccactcctccctctccctttctctctgtCGCTctgtctccctctccctctgtcTGTCTATCTTTATCCCAGAGCGGCATGGCCTCCCATCCCTGAAACCCTCACCGAAAGTtggcaattttgtaaataacTTGAAATCCACCAACAGCAGGGGTAGAGAATTGAAACAAACATTTAGGCTCGTTCGATAACCATTTAGGCCAAAACTGAGCACACCTAAACCATTCCTACTCGTGCCAAATGTTAGTGGGGAAGCAAGATGATGACTTTATTattcaaaaccaaaagaaaaaaagagagaaaacaaaataacaaatgTAATGGTTGTAGTGTAAAAGCTGAGAACGTAAATAAACATGCagggaaaaaaattgaagatacaaagtagCTGCATCATGAACACTTACTCCAATTAGACGCAAAAAGTGATGGTgatgagaagagagagaaaatgcaGTCGTTTTGATTTTTCTGGCTTTTAAAGGGAGCAGCTTTCTTCGACCACCAAAAAAAGGAAGCTGCTTTTCGTGTGGTTGTGATTTCCTGAGTGTATGTGAGCGGGTCTATGGCACTTGCACTGTTTGTGTCGGTTACGGTAACCGGGCGAGCTGGACACGGCAGCGTGGGACTGAATTCGGAGAGgtgagaaaaattaaaaacacaaaaagaaggTGTTCATTTTGTCACATTTTTATTACGAAAAATTCAATAAAGTACATTCATTAGTATGGTAACTTAACTATTTAATTCCATCtcattaaactaaaaaaaacaattacaaaaaaataaggaaaacctTGTCCAGAGAGACCTGAGAGAAAGTGACGACTTCTCCTCTCATTCAACTccatacttgatct
This is a stretch of genomic DNA from Malus domestica chromosome 02, GDT2T_hap1. It encodes these proteins:
- the LOC103404174 gene encoding uncharacterized protein isoform X1; this encodes MENRALTPINQLVPYINAEKSRFEFAEGEELTVTLWADVARSIASLSIESLSLPIIVVFTSLKVKLYLDKIVLNTIGSSLFFIDLDILEVNSYKSVFSKCTEPLKILPPFTKQAREAQILQTAKVTIADAEIFMPKYDVEDEKLFAVVLFSVLQAMIFYQMSRSFHGTCSMLSLPSCLCWGWKSYRSQCKSKTVKFPRCSVLEQI
- the LOC103404174 gene encoding uncharacterized protein isoform X2; this translates as MENRALTPINQLVPYINAEKSRGEELTVTLWADVARSIASLSIESLSLPIIVVFTSLKVKLYLDKIVLNTIGSSLFFIDLDILEVNSYKSVFSKCTEPLKILPPFTKQAREAQILQTAKVTIADAEIFMPKYDVEDEKLFAVVLFSVLQAMIFYQMSRSFHGTCSMLSLPSCLCWGWKSYRSQCKSKTVKFPRCSVLEQI